A region of Allocoleopsis franciscana PCC 7113 DNA encodes the following proteins:
- a CDS encoding carbohydrate ABC transporter permease, with translation MSRKRQTQMWRNVWRYLLLGAIAFGMLFPLLWLVSTSFKSPTEDIFQFPPQLIPSQPTFQNFLTVWQTNPFGQYLWNSTIVAVLTVSLNLLFCSLAAYPLARLDFRGRDVIFTLVVSTIMIPFQIVMIPLYILTVQLGLRNTYLGIIFPSLASAFGIFLLRQAFQGVPKELEEAARMDGCSELGLWWNIMLPAVRPALVTLAIFVFIGSWSDFLWPLIVLDRPEYYTLPLGVATLAGTFSLDWRLIAAGSVISIAPVILFFLLMQRYIVPTDTSSGVKG, from the coding sequence ATGAGTCGAAAGCGGCAAACTCAGATGTGGAGAAACGTTTGGAGATATCTGCTGTTAGGAGCGATCGCCTTTGGGATGCTCTTCCCACTGCTTTGGCTTGTCAGCACATCATTCAAGTCTCCAACCGAAGACATCTTTCAGTTTCCTCCCCAACTCATTCCCAGTCAGCCCACCTTTCAAAATTTCCTCACCGTCTGGCAAACCAATCCCTTTGGGCAATACTTGTGGAACAGTACAATTGTGGCTGTTCTCACCGTCAGCTTAAATCTCCTCTTCTGTTCCCTCGCCGCTTACCCACTGGCAAGACTGGATTTTCGAGGACGTGATGTGATTTTCACCCTGGTTGTCTCCACCATCATGATTCCCTTCCAGATCGTGATGATACCCCTCTACATCTTGACGGTGCAGCTAGGTTTAAGAAATACCTATCTAGGCATCATTTTCCCCAGCCTTGCCTCAGCCTTTGGCATTTTCCTACTGCGCCAAGCCTTTCAGGGTGTTCCGAAGGAACTGGAAGAAGCCGCTCGTATGGATGGCTGTTCGGAGCTAGGCTTGTGGTGGAATATTATGCTGCCTGCTGTCCGTCCAGCGCTAGTGACGTTGGCGATATTTGTGTTTATTGGCTCTTGGAGTGACTTCTTGTGGCCTTTAATTGTCCTCGATAGACCGGAGTATTACACCCTTCCCTTGGGTGTCGCCACCCTTGCAGGTACATTCTCCCTGGATTGGCGTCTGATTGCGGCGGGTTCTGTTATTTCTATCGCCCCTGTCATTTTGTTCTTCCTGCTGATGCAGCGTTACATTGTCCCGACAGATACCAGTAGTGGTGTTAAAGGCTAG
- a CDS encoding 5-formyltetrahydrofolate cyclo-ligase: protein MGKHGESQPNKSKWRQILLQKRQSLSVEAWQEKSDRLCSHLQSSPLFSSARTILAYFSFRQEPDLSPLFTDSKRCWGFPRIEQKSLVWHRWMPGDYLSKGDYGIFEPYPDSPILTPHEVDLILVPSVACDARGYRLGYGGGFYDRLLSSADWASKPTIGIVFEFAYVSHLPVDPWDKPLHSICTEDRFQVSDTP from the coding sequence ATGGGTAAACATGGGGAATCCCAGCCAAATAAATCCAAATGGCGTCAGATTCTACTGCAAAAACGGCAATCATTAAGTGTAGAAGCATGGCAGGAAAAGAGCGATCGCCTCTGTTCTCACCTGCAATCCTCACCTTTATTTAGCTCAGCACGAACCATATTGGCTTATTTCAGCTTTCGTCAAGAACCCGATTTAAGTCCCCTATTTACAGACTCCAAACGCTGTTGGGGATTCCCTCGTATTGAACAAAAATCTCTCGTCTGGCATCGCTGGATGCCTGGAGACTACCTCTCGAAAGGAGATTATGGCATTTTTGAACCCTACCCTGATTCCCCAATCTTGACGCCCCATGAGGTCGATCTAATCTTAGTGCCGTCTGTGGCTTGTGATGCACGAGGATACCGTTTAGGGTATGGGGGGGGATTTTATGACCGATTGCTGAGTTCAGCCGATTGGGCCTCTAAACCTACTATCGGAATTGTGTTTGAATTTGCCTATGTGTCGCACTTACCCGTTGACCCTTGGGACAAGCCGCTCCATAGTATCTGTACAGAAGATAGGTTTCAGGTAAGCGATACGCCATGA
- a CDS encoding PAS domain-containing protein, with amino-acid sequence MIGNIPFFSSNSNPEPSTGSVERQLQHVDASGISPILKHPRGCECHQREATRYHSSELKTAPSESELPIGERFFTLSLDMLCVAGFDGYFKHLNPAWERTLGFTQSELLAKPYFDFVHPEDYQATLIEAQTLITGVDTID; translated from the coding sequence ATGATCGGTAATATCCCCTTTTTTTCCTCTAATTCCAACCCTGAACCATCGACTGGAAGTGTTGAACGACAGTTGCAGCATGTTGATGCTTCAGGAATCTCACCTATTTTAAAACACCCAAGAGGCTGTGAGTGCCATCAGAGGGAAGCAACGCGGTATCACAGTTCAGAACTGAAGACAGCACCATCCGAATCCGAGTTACCGATAGGAGAGCGTTTTTTTACCCTTTCCCTCGATATGTTGTGTGTGGCGGGATTTGATGGATATTTTAAACATCTCAATCCTGCCTGGGAAAGAACGCTAGGCTTTACTCAATCAGAGCTCCTAGCCAAACCATACTTTGATTTTGTCCATCCTGAAGACTATCAAGCTACCCTAATTGAAGCTCAGACGCTGATAACGGGTGTAGACACTATTGATTGA